One segment of Falco peregrinus isolate bFalPer1 chromosome 4, bFalPer1.pri, whole genome shotgun sequence DNA contains the following:
- the RHOG gene encoding rho-related GTP-binding protein RhoG, translating to MQSIKCVVVGDGAVGKTCLLICYTTNAFPKEYIPTVFDNYSAQNTVDGRTINLNLWDTAGQEEYDRLRTLSYPQTNVFIICFSIASPPSYENVKHKWYPEVCHHCPSVPILLVGTKKDLRNNPETMKRLKEQNQAPITTQQGISLSKQIRAVKYLECSALNQEGIKDVFTEAVRAVLNPVPAKPKKPCILL from the coding sequence atgcagagcATCAAGTGCGTGGTGGTGGGTGACGGGGCGGTGGGGAAGACCTGCCTGCTCATCTGCTACACCACCAACGCCTTCCCCAAGGAGTATATCCCCACCGTCTTCGACAACTACAGCGCCCAGAACACGGTGGATGGCAGGACTATTAACTTAAACCTGTGGGACACGGCAGGCCAGGAGGAGTACGACCGCCTCCGGACGCTTTCCTACCCCCAGACCAACGTCTTCATCATCTGCTTCTCCATTGCCAGCCCACCCTCCTACGAGAACGTCAAGCACAAGTGGTACCCAGAGGTGTGCCACCACTGCCCCAGCGTGCCCATCCTCCTCGTTGGCACCAAGAAGGATCTGAGAAACAACCCCGAGACCATGAAGCGGCTCAAGGAGCAGAACCAGGCACCCATCACCACCCAGCAAGGCATCAGCCTCTCCAAGCAGATCCGTGCCGTCAAGTACCTGGAGTGCTCGGCGCTCAACCAGGAGGGCATCAAGGATGTCTTCACAGAGGCAGTGAGGGCCGTGCTCAACCCTGTCCCGGCCAAGCCCAAGAAGCCCTGCATCCTCTTGTGA